One window from the genome of Zerene cesonia ecotype Mississippi chromosome 1, Zerene_cesonia_1.1, whole genome shotgun sequence encodes:
- the LOC119831441 gene encoding ral guanine nucleotide dissociation stimulator isoform X6 produces MSQDAESLPTWRLWGEERVDGAIYTVYLKKVRYHRPTRCASSESDDEISHLEWETVRVRFVKAGTVERLVEALATDDGELESTYVNVFLATYRSFAECGKVLDLLLRRYEALAAEDVLSTGSDTSQQHRKTLVACLHVWLDTYPEDFRQPPHHPALQQLLTFTQIHLPGSELHSKVLQKLAIFSAERNGGAQHGVCLAPGMRLAAHHTSAYRLPHVPHRHFAEQLTRMDMQLFRKLVPHQCLGAVWSRRDKDRSHDAATVLATVNQFNAVSFRVISTVLLEPSLRPLERADILAAWLDIARELRVLKNFSSLKAIISGLQSNPVYRLRKTWALLNKEKAELFEELARIFSEDNNRWAQRELLMREGTAKFADTVGENDRQLQKLLHERGSPGVSHGTIPYLGTFLTDLTMIDTAIPDTVADGLINFDKRRKEFEVLAQIKLLQGAANAYHLPSDPMFDRWFDSVIILDDAEAHQLSCQIEPQTNPPKERRPKKVNENNNHGHRKNDSIASTSSSNSSQFYCETDGVGNTWKRDSLERRSSPTRLSHGSSSSSIPSLDVSLSSANSGQKQNGKPVANSPAHANTHNGPDFYIIRVTYESDCVETEGVVLYKSIMLSNNERTPQVIRNAMLKLNLDGDPDGYTLAQVLPEREMVLPANANVYYAVNTAYNLNFILRPRKSDQTDSVVNGKSKNKRA; encoded by the exons ATGAGCCAGGATGCTGAGAGCTTG CCGACATGGCGGTTGTGGGGCGAGGAGCGAGTAGATGGCGCTATTTATACAGTTTACTTGAAGAAAGTTCGGTATCATCGGCCCACGCGTTGCGCTTCCAGT gAATCTGACGACGAAATCTCACATCTTGAGTGGGAGACAGTCCGCGTCAGGTTCGTGAAGGCGGGCACAGTCGAGAGACTAGTAGAAGCTTTGGCGACTGATGATGGCGAGCTGGAATCCACATACGTCAATGTTTTTCTCGCCACATACAG GTCATTTGCGGAATGCGGCAAAGTACTGGATCTTTTGTTGCGACGATATGAAGCGCTTGCGGCGGAAGATGTGCTCTCTACAGGATCGGATACTTCGCAGCAACACAGAAA GACCCTCGTGGCGTGTCTGCACGTGTGGTTGGACACGTACCCGGAGGACTTCCGCCAGCCGCCGCACCACCCCGCGCTGCAGCAGCTCCTCACCTTCACACAGATACATTTGCCTGGCTCCGAACTGCATTCGAAG GTGTTGCAGAAGCTAGCCATATTCAGCGCGGAGCGCAACGGCGGCGCGCAGCACGGCGTGTGCCTGGCGCCGGGCATGCGGCTGGCGGCGCACCACACGAGCGCGTACCGCCTGCCGCACGTGCCGCACCGCCACTTCGCCGAGCAGCTCACGCGCATGGACATGCAGCTGTTCCGCAAGCTCGTGCCGCACCAGTGCCTCGGCGCCGTGTGGTCGCGCCGCGACAAGGACCGCTCGCACGACGCCGCCACAGTGCTCGCCACCGTCAACCAGTTCAACGCGGTCTCCTTCCGCGTCATCTCCACCGTGCTGCTGGAGCCGAGCCTGCGCCCGCTCGAGCGCGCCGACATCCTCGCCGCGTGGCTCGATATCGCGCGCGAGCTACGCGTGCTCAAGAACTTCTCCTCGCTGAAGGCGATCATCTCGGGCCTGCAGAGCAACCCCGTGTACCGGCTCAGGAAGACCTGGGCGCTGTTGAACAAGGAGAAGGCCGAACTATTCGAAGAATTGGCGAGGATATTCAGCGAAGACAACAATCGTTGGGCGCAACGCGAGCTTCTCATGAGAGAAGGCACCGCCAAATTTGCCGATACGGTCGGGGAGAACGACCGCCAATTGCAAAAGCTCCTACACGAACGAGGCTCGCCTGGCGTCAGTCACGGAACGATACCTTATTTGGGCACATTTTTAACGGACCTCACTATGATCGACACGGCTATACCCGACACGGTCGCCGATGGCctcattaattttgataagaGACGCAAAGAATTCGAGGTGCTCGCTCAGATTAAGTTATTGCAAGGTGCGGCGAACGCTTATCATTTACCCTCCGATCCGATGTTCGACCGATGGTTCGACTCCGTAATAATTTTAGACGACGCGGAAGCGCACCAGCTTTCGTGTCAAATAGAACCACAAACAAATCCGCCTAAGGAGAGACGTCCCAAGAAAGTGAACGAAAACAATAACCACGGTCATAGGAAAAACGATTCGATCGCTAGTACGAGTTCCAGTAACAGCTCGCAATTTTACTGCGAGACGGATGGTGTTGGGAACACTTGGAAGAGAGATAGTTTAGAGCGGAGATCTTCCCCTACGAGGTTATCTCACGGCTCTTCCTCATCGTCTATACCTTCTTTAGACGTGTCGTTGTCTAGCGCCAACAGCGGCCAAAAGCAGAACGGCAAACCCGTCGCAAACAGCCCGGCTCATGCAAATACTCATAACGGTcctgatttttatataattcgcGTAACATACGAGTCGGACTGTGTGGAAACAGAAGGCGTGGTGTTGTATAAGTCGATCATGTTGAGTAACAATGAACGAACACCGCAAGTGATACGCAATGCTATGCTCAAATTGAATCTCGACGGGGATCCAGATGGGTATACTTTGGCGCAAGTTTTACCGGAGAGAG aaaTGGTGCTGCCAGCGAACGCTAATGTTTATTACGCCGTAAATACTGCATACAACCTGAATTTCATACTTAGGCCACGAAAATCGGACCAAACTGACTCTGTAGTCAACGGAAAGTCTAAAAACAAACGAGCTTGA
- the LOC119831441 gene encoding ral guanine nucleotide dissociation stimulator isoform X5: MSQDAESLQPTWRLWGEERVDGAIYTVYLKKVRYHRPTRCASSESDDEISHLEWETVRVRFVKAGTVERLVEALATDDGELESTYVNVFLATYRSFAECGKVLDLLLRRYEALAAEDVLSTGSDTSQQHRKTLVACLHVWLDTYPEDFRQPPHHPALQQLLTFTQIHLPGSELHSKVLQKLAIFSAERNGGAQHGVCLAPGMRLAAHHTSAYRLPHVPHRHFAEQLTRMDMQLFRKLVPHQCLGAVWSRRDKDRSHDAATVLATVNQFNAVSFRVISTVLLEPSLRPLERADILAAWLDIARELRVLKNFSSLKAIISGLQSNPVYRLRKTWALLNKEKAELFEELARIFSEDNNRWAQRELLMREGTAKFADTVGENDRQLQKLLHERGSPGVSHGTIPYLGTFLTDLTMIDTAIPDTVADGLINFDKRRKEFEVLAQIKLLQGAANAYHLPSDPMFDRWFDSVIILDDAEAHQLSCQIEPQTNPPKERRPKKVNENNNHGHRKNDSIASTSSSNSSQFYCETDGVGNTWKRDSLERRSSPTRLSHGSSSSSIPSLDVSLSSANSGQKQNGKPVANSPAHANTHNGPDFYIIRVTYESDCVETEGVVLYKSIMLSNNERTPQVIRNAMLKLNLDGDPDGYTLAQVLPEREMVLPANANVYYAVNTAYNLNFILRPRKSDQTDSVVNGKSKNKRA, translated from the exons ATGAGCCAGGATGCTGAGAGCTTG CAGCCGACATGGCGGTTGTGGGGCGAGGAGCGAGTAGATGGCGCTATTTATACAGTTTACTTGAAGAAAGTTCGGTATCATCGGCCCACGCGTTGCGCTTCCAGT gAATCTGACGACGAAATCTCACATCTTGAGTGGGAGACAGTCCGCGTCAGGTTCGTGAAGGCGGGCACAGTCGAGAGACTAGTAGAAGCTTTGGCGACTGATGATGGCGAGCTGGAATCCACATACGTCAATGTTTTTCTCGCCACATACAG GTCATTTGCGGAATGCGGCAAAGTACTGGATCTTTTGTTGCGACGATATGAAGCGCTTGCGGCGGAAGATGTGCTCTCTACAGGATCGGATACTTCGCAGCAACACAGAAA GACCCTCGTGGCGTGTCTGCACGTGTGGTTGGACACGTACCCGGAGGACTTCCGCCAGCCGCCGCACCACCCCGCGCTGCAGCAGCTCCTCACCTTCACACAGATACATTTGCCTGGCTCCGAACTGCATTCGAAG GTGTTGCAGAAGCTAGCCATATTCAGCGCGGAGCGCAACGGCGGCGCGCAGCACGGCGTGTGCCTGGCGCCGGGCATGCGGCTGGCGGCGCACCACACGAGCGCGTACCGCCTGCCGCACGTGCCGCACCGCCACTTCGCCGAGCAGCTCACGCGCATGGACATGCAGCTGTTCCGCAAGCTCGTGCCGCACCAGTGCCTCGGCGCCGTGTGGTCGCGCCGCGACAAGGACCGCTCGCACGACGCCGCCACAGTGCTCGCCACCGTCAACCAGTTCAACGCGGTCTCCTTCCGCGTCATCTCCACCGTGCTGCTGGAGCCGAGCCTGCGCCCGCTCGAGCGCGCCGACATCCTCGCCGCGTGGCTCGATATCGCGCGCGAGCTACGCGTGCTCAAGAACTTCTCCTCGCTGAAGGCGATCATCTCGGGCCTGCAGAGCAACCCCGTGTACCGGCTCAGGAAGACCTGGGCGCTGTTGAACAAGGAGAAGGCCGAACTATTCGAAGAATTGGCGAGGATATTCAGCGAAGACAACAATCGTTGGGCGCAACGCGAGCTTCTCATGAGAGAAGGCACCGCCAAATTTGCCGATACGGTCGGGGAGAACGACCGCCAATTGCAAAAGCTCCTACACGAACGAGGCTCGCCTGGCGTCAGTCACGGAACGATACCTTATTTGGGCACATTTTTAACGGACCTCACTATGATCGACACGGCTATACCCGACACGGTCGCCGATGGCctcattaattttgataagaGACGCAAAGAATTCGAGGTGCTCGCTCAGATTAAGTTATTGCAAGGTGCGGCGAACGCTTATCATTTACCCTCCGATCCGATGTTCGACCGATGGTTCGACTCCGTAATAATTTTAGACGACGCGGAAGCGCACCAGCTTTCGTGTCAAATAGAACCACAAACAAATCCGCCTAAGGAGAGACGTCCCAAGAAAGTGAACGAAAACAATAACCACGGTCATAGGAAAAACGATTCGATCGCTAGTACGAGTTCCAGTAACAGCTCGCAATTTTACTGCGAGACGGATGGTGTTGGGAACACTTGGAAGAGAGATAGTTTAGAGCGGAGATCTTCCCCTACGAGGTTATCTCACGGCTCTTCCTCATCGTCTATACCTTCTTTAGACGTGTCGTTGTCTAGCGCCAACAGCGGCCAAAAGCAGAACGGCAAACCCGTCGCAAACAGCCCGGCTCATGCAAATACTCATAACGGTcctgatttttatataattcgcGTAACATACGAGTCGGACTGTGTGGAAACAGAAGGCGTGGTGTTGTATAAGTCGATCATGTTGAGTAACAATGAACGAACACCGCAAGTGATACGCAATGCTATGCTCAAATTGAATCTCGACGGGGATCCAGATGGGTATACTTTGGCGCAAGTTTTACCGGAGAGAG aaaTGGTGCTGCCAGCGAACGCTAATGTTTATTACGCCGTAAATACTGCATACAACCTGAATTTCATACTTAGGCCACGAAAATCGGACCAAACTGACTCTGTAGTCAACGGAAAGTCTAAAAACAAACGAGCTTGA